In a genomic window of Deltaproteobacteria bacterium:
- a CDS encoding sulfurtransferase: MESFAVLVGRYGVAAVFLFTFLENAGLPIPAFPVLMLAGAYASTRHSSAPLIVAVGVAGALLADGIWYFV; this comes from the coding sequence GTGGAGAGCTTCGCGGTCCTCGTCGGCCGGTACGGCGTCGCGGCGGTATTCCTCTTCACGTTCCTGGAAAACGCCGGGCTCCCGATCCCGGCGTTCCCGGTCCTGATGCTCGCGGGGGCGTACGCCTCCACGCGGCACTCGTCCGCGCCACTGATCGTGGCGGTCGGGGTGGCCGGCGCGCTCCTCGCGGACGGGATCTGGTATTTCGTCG